Genomic window (Bacillus marinisedimentorum):
TGATCATCCCGCTTTTCAATCGGCAGTTCCGCGTCAACATCAAGCCTGAGGAACGGCTCCTTTATTTCTTTGATGTAACCGAACAGGTCAAAATGGAACAGCTGTATGAAAAAGACCAGTCTGTCCTGGCAATCATTTTTCTTGATAATTATGATGAAGTGACACAGGGTATGGGGGATCAGGTCAAAAGCAATATCAACAGCCAGATGACCTCCATTTTGAATCAGTGGTCGATGGAAAAAGGGATATTCCTGAAGAGGACATCTTCGGACCGGTTTTTTGCTGTCATGAATAAGGAAATTCTTCAGGAACTGGAAAAAACGAAATTTGATATTTTGGATGAGGTAAGGGAAATGACCAGCAAACAAAATTTGCCCCTTACGCTCAGCATCGGGATCGGGACCGATTCACCGTCGTTGCCGGAACTGGGTGTATTGGCCCAATCAAGCCTTGACCTTGCGCTCGGCCGCGGCGGCGACCAGGTTGCCATCAAGCAGGGCAACGGCAAAGTCAAATTTTACGGGGGCAAAACAAACCCTGTCGAAAAGCGGACGAGAGTCAGAGCCCGGGTTATTTCCCATGCATTGCGGGAACTGATCCTTGCGAGTGACAAAGTGTATGTAATGGGCCATAAATATCCCGATATGGATGCGATCGGAGCGGCGATCGGTGTATTGAAAATCGCTGAGGCCAATCATAAACAAGGCCATGTCATCATTGATGAAAATGAACTTGATACCGGCGTTTCCCGGATGATGGAGGAAATCCAGGGCCAGGAGGAATTGTGGAGCCGGTTTATCAGCCGTGAACAGGCGCTCGAAGAACAGACGGATAATACGCTGCTCGTCGTCGTCGATACACATCGTCCATCGCTTGTCATAGAAGAGAAGCTGCTGAATAAAATTGAGCATGTTGTCGTCATCGACCATCATCGCCGCGGTGAGGAATTCATCAACAATCCGGTACTTGTATACATGGAGCCTTACGCATCCTCAACGGCTGAACTTGTAACGGAATTGCTCGAGTACCAGCCAAAGAATTTGAAACTCAATATGCTTGAATCCACGGCTCTCCTTTCCGGGATCATCGTCGATACGAAGAGCTTCACGCTCCGGACGGGCTCGCGCACCTTTGATGCAGCTTCCTACTTACGGGCGCACGGAGCCGATACAGTCCTTGTCCAGAAGTTCCTGAAGGAAGATCTGAGCCAGTATGTAAAACGGTCCAAGCTTATTGAACGGTCTTACTTATACAAAGACGGAATTGCCATCTCCAGGGGTACGGAAGAACTGAAATTCGGGCAGGTATTGATTGCCCAGACGGCGGATACGCTGCTCACCATGAACGGGGTTCAGGCTTCATTTGTCATCTCCAGGCGGGATGATAATGTGATCGGCATAAGCGCTCGATCCCTCGGTGATGTGAATGTCCAGGTCATCATGGAGAAACTGAATGGCGGCGGCCACTTGACCAATGCCGCCACCCAGCTTGAAGATATAATGATAGAAGAGGCAGAAACCATGCTTAAAAGCGCAATCGATGACTATCTTGAAGGGGGAGAAGAAGAATGAAAGTAATTTTTTTGAAAGACGTAAAGGGACAGGGAAAAAAAGGTGAAGTGAAGGAAGTATCAACCGGTTACGCCCAGAATTTTCTCCTTAAAAAAAATTATGCGGTTGAAGCGACGAAGGCAAACGTAAGCAAGCTTGAAGGCCAGAAGCAAAAGGCTGCCAAAGAAGCACAGGAAGAGCTTGGACAAGCCAAAGAGCTGAAGGATACACTTGAAGAACTGACAGTTGAACTTAAAGCAAAATCGGGTGAAGGCGGCCGGCTGTTCGGTTCCATCACGAGCAAACAAATTGCTGAAGACTTGAAGAAAAACCACAAAATCAAAATTGATAAACGCAAAATTGAGCTTAATGAACCGATTCGTTCACTGGGATACACGAATGTTCCAGTCAAGCTGCACAGCGACGTGACAGCGACACTGAAGGTGCATGTGAGTGAACAGTAATCAGGCATTCCGGGGAGAGGAGCAAAAGGTATGAGCGATTTATTTGCCGACCGCACCCCTCCGCATAACATAGAAGCGGAGCAGGCGGTTCTCGGTGCTGTTTTTCTGGAAGCGGCCGCGTTGACGAGCGCTTCAGAGATTCTGATCCCTGAAGATTTTTACCGGGCAGCACATCAAAAGATATACAACGTAATGCTTGACTTATCCGAAAAAGGCGAGCCGGTTGACCTTGTCACCGTCACGTCAGA
Coding sequences:
- a CDS encoding DHH family phosphoesterase — translated: MSNFIRDKWLSYPMFILMAVALLLSGVVIFYNWVLGIGAIVLTAFLIYLTFQAELAFQKDMDEYISTISHRVKKVGEEALMELPYGIVLYNETNQVEWTNPYMASLFDEDTIIGYSIEDLSDSLPPSLDGSKESVIIPLFNRQFRVNIKPEERLLYFFDVTEQVKMEQLYEKDQSVLAIIFLDNYDEVTQGMGDQVKSNINSQMTSILNQWSMEKGIFLKRTSSDRFFAVMNKEILQELEKTKFDILDEVREMTSKQNLPLTLSIGIGTDSPSLPELGVLAQSSLDLALGRGGDQVAIKQGNGKVKFYGGKTNPVEKRTRVRARVISHALRELILASDKVYVMGHKYPDMDAIGAAIGVLKIAEANHKQGHVIIDENELDTGVSRMMEEIQGQEELWSRFISREQALEEQTDNTLLVVVDTHRPSLVIEEKLLNKIEHVVVIDHHRRGEEFINNPVLVYMEPYASSTAELVTELLEYQPKNLKLNMLESTALLSGIIVDTKSFTLRTGSRTFDAASYLRAHGADTVLVQKFLKEDLSQYVKRSKLIERSYLYKDGIAISRGTEELKFGQVLIAQTADTLLTMNGVQASFVISRRDDNVIGISARSLGDVNVQVIMEKLNGGGHLTNAATQLEDIMIEEAETMLKSAIDDYLEGGEEE
- the rplI gene encoding 50S ribosomal protein L9, with the protein product MKVIFLKDVKGQGKKGEVKEVSTGYAQNFLLKKNYAVEATKANVSKLEGQKQKAAKEAQEELGQAKELKDTLEELTVELKAKSGEGGRLFGSITSKQIAEDLKKNHKIKIDKRKIELNEPIRSLGYTNVPVKLHSDVTATLKVHVSEQ